The sequence below is a genomic window from Bacteroidales bacterium.
ATCCAAGAGATTACTGGTTCAAAATGAAGATACGCGTTAAAACTGAGGACGGCCTTGAACTGTCGACAATTTGTCGACAGTTGAAATTAAAAGCTTCAGACGGAAAAATGCGTGAAACCGATACGGCACATACACAGGCATTATTGAGGATTATACAATCCATTCCTTCGCCCAAAGCTGAACCCTTCAAACAATGGCTGGCAAAGGTAGGTTACGAAAGAATAAAAGAAATTGCCGATCCGGAGCAAAGTCTCGACCGTGCCAGGGAGAACTGGCAAAAACTTGGCCGCAGCGAAAAATGGATACAACAGCGCATGACCAGCCAGGAAACACGCAACAAACTCACTGATTACTGGAAGGAACACGGTGTGGAAAAATCAGACGAATTTGCCATGCTTACCAATATTATTCATCAGGAATGGACAGGACTTACGGTAAAAGGCCATAAAAAGTTAAAAAAACTCGACACCCAGAACCTCCGCGACCACATGAGTGAGGCCGAACTTATTTTTACCGCTCTTGCCGAATTATCATCGCGGCAGATTGCCGAAACCGAACAAGCTGAAGGGATTCCGGAAAATGCGGCAGCTGGAAAAAAAGGCGGTATGATTGCTAAAGATGCCCGTATCGCCCTCGAAAAGAAAACAGGCAAAAAAGTCGTAACCGGCGAAAACTTTCTTCCTCCGGCCAAAGAAAAAAGGAATCTAAAAAAATAAAAATTTAAAGACAGTGAAAAAGCGTTTGCTGCCTAAAACTTATATTTGATATAAAAAACGCCGATAAGGTGCTTTTTATCAGAGATAGTATTTTTGCAAAGGACTAATTTACCCAGCTTGCCAAAAATTGCATCCCTTGTTTAAAAGGCATAAGCTAAAAATTAAAATATATGAAACTAATTACCTTACAGTCTACCCCCTTAATAGCCTAACACATTCCCCCTAACAGCCTAATCCGCGGCGGACCTAAAAGTCTAACAACCTAACATCCTTCCTCCTAATGACCAATAACCAATTCCTCCTTGCGGACTGCCGACTGTACAATCAAAACTCCAAACTAAAATAACTCAAAATCTTTTCTTAATTTCGCAGTTTATTTTTATCAGCAAATTCATTTATGGAATATAATTTTTGCGATATTGAGAAAAAATGGCGCGAATGGTGGAAGCAGAACGAGATTTACAAAACCGAAATTGACCATTCAAAGTCTAAATACTATGTGCTCGACATGTTTCCATATCCGTCCGGCGCCGGGCTGCATGTGGGGCACCCGCTGGGCTATATAGCATCCGATATTTTTGCACGTTACAAACGGCTTTGCGGCTACAACGTGCTGCATCCTATGGGCTACGATGCCTTTGGTTTGCCCGCAGAGCAATATGCCATACAAACCGGGCAGCACCCTGCCGTAACTACTGAAAATAATATCAAACGCTACCGCGAACAGCTTGACTTGCTTGGGTTTTCGTTCGACTGGAGCCGCGAAGTACGCACCAGCGACCCGAAATATTATAAATGGACACAATGGACCTTCATAAAATTGTTCCATTCGTGGTACAACAAAAAAACAAACAGGGCCGAACCCATTGAAACACTTATCGCAGAATTTGAACTTCAAGGTTCGCAGGACATTCAGGCGGCATGTTCGGAATACGAACCTTTTGATGCAAAGAAATGGAAGAGTTTTTCGGAAAGTGAAAAACAGGACATACTGATGAATTTCCGCCTGGCGTATCTTGCCGACACCATGGTGAACTGGTGCCCCGCACTGGGAACGGTGCTTGCCAACGATGAGGTGAGCGAAGGCTTTTCGGTTCGTGGAGGGCATCCGGTTATCAGAAAATCGATGAAACAATGGCTGCTGCGTATCACGGCTTATGCAGAACGCCTGCTGGAAGGACTTGACAAAATTGACTGGTCAGAAGCCCTCAAAGAAATTCAGCGCAACTGGATTGGGCGTTCTGAAGGCGCTATGATTGAGTTCAGAATTCAGAATTCAGAATTCAGAATTAATGTGTTTACTACACGCCCCGATACCATCTTTGGTGTTACTTATATAACACTGGCCCCGGAACATGAATTTGTTGAACAGATTGTTACGGATGAGTATCGCGAAGCAATTAATAAATATGTTACTGAAGCTAAAAACCGCAGTGAGCGTGAACGCATGGCCGATGTTAAAAAAATCAGCGGACAGTTTACCGGGGCATATGCTATTCATCCTTTTAGCGGTAAGAAATTACCGATATGGGTAGGGGATTATGTGTTAGCAGGTTATGGCACAGGCGCAGTGATGGCTGTTCCTGCCCACGACAGCCGCGACTATGCTTTTGCAAAACATTTCGGACTGGAAATCATTGAAGTGGTTAGCGGCGGCAATAGTGCCGAAGAATCATACGATGCCAAAGAAGGGAAGTTGATAAACTCTGATTTTATCAACGGCATGGAAGTGAAAGACGCCATTGCTGAAGTGTGCAAAAGAGTCGGGGAGAAAGGTATTGGATTTGGGACCGTGAATTACCGCCTGCGCGATGCTATTTTCAGTCGGCAGCGTTACTGGGGTGAGCCATTTCCCGT
It includes:
- the leuS gene encoding leucine--tRNA ligase, coding for MEYNFCDIEKKWREWWKQNEIYKTEIDHSKSKYYVLDMFPYPSGAGLHVGHPLGYIASDIFARYKRLCGYNVLHPMGYDAFGLPAEQYAIQTGQHPAVTTENNIKRYREQLDLLGFSFDWSREVRTSDPKYYKWTQWTFIKLFHSWYNKKTNRAEPIETLIAEFELQGSQDIQAACSEYEPFDAKKWKSFSESEKQDILMNFRLAYLADTMVNWCPALGTVLANDEVSEGFSVRGGHPVIRKSMKQWLLRITAYAERLLEGLDKIDWSEALKEIQRNWIGRSEGAMIEFRIQNSEFRINVFTTRPDTIFGVTYITLAPEHEFVEQIVTDEYREAINKYVTEAKNRSERERMADVKKISGQFTGAYAIHPFSGKKLPIWVGDYVLAGYGTGAVMAVPAHDSRDYAFAKHFGLEIIEVVSGGNSAEESYDAKEGKLINSDFINGMEVKDAIAEVCKRVGEKGIGFGTVNYRLRDAIFSRQRYWGEPFPVYYKDGIPYTIDESELPLKLPAVDAYLPTETGEPPLARAKNWKTKEGYPLETNTMPGFAGSSAYYLRYMDPHNEQEYFSKEANQYWQNVDLYIGGAEHATGHLIYSRFWNKFLYDLGLTAKDEPFKKLINQGMIQGRSNIIYRVKGENKYVSLNLINDFETTPIHIDVNLVDNDILDVEALKKSSPDYAASEFILENGKFVCGWAVEKMSKSLLNVVNPDELVEKYGADTVRLYEMFLGPLEMHKPWDTNGIEGVFRFIRKLWRLYHDNNNNFALSDEEPTMDELRVIHKTIKKVKEDIERISFNTAVSSFMICVNELTELKCNKRKVLSELSLILSPFAPHIAEELWSLLGNTQSIFNAKFPDYDEKYLQVNSFAYPVSFNGKMRFKLELPLEMAIPDIENAVLEAKESEKWLAGSKPKKIIVVAGKIINVVI
- a CDS encoding Bro-N domain-containing protein, whose translation is MTKETAVKLFEQKQIRSFWDEKKEQWYFSVIDVVEILTESRNPRDYWFKMKIRVKTEDGLELSTICRQLKLKASDGKMRETDTAHTQALLRIIQSIPSPKAEPFKQWLAKVGYERIKEIADPEQSLDRARENWQKLGRSEKWIQQRMTSQETRNKLTDYWKEHGVEKSDEFAMLTNIIHQEWTGLTVKGHKKLKKLDTQNLRDHMSEAELIFTALAELSSRQIAETEQAEGIPENAAAGKKGGMIAKDARIALEKKTGKKVVTGENFLPPAKEKRNLKK